The proteins below come from a single Geobacillus thermoleovorans genomic window:
- the cysS gene encoding cysteine--tRNA ligase produces MSSIRLYNTLTRKKEPFEPLEPNKVKMYVCGPTVYNYIHIGNARAAIVFDTIRRYLEFRGYDVTYVSNFTDVDDKLIKAARELGESVPAIAERFIEAYFEDIQALGCKKADIHPRVTENIDTIIEFIQALIDKGYAYEVDGDVYYRTRKFREYGKLSHQSIDELQAGARIEIGEKKDDPLDFALWKAAKEGEICWDSPWGKGRPGWHIECSAMARKYLGDTIDIHAGGQDLTFPHHENEIAQSEALTGKPFAKYWLHNGYLNINNEKMSKSLGNFVLVHDIIREIDPQVLRFFMLSVHYRHPINYSEELLESARRGLERLKTAYSNLQHRLQASTNLTDNDEEWVSRIADIRASFIREMDDDFNTANGIAVLFELAKQANLYLQEKTTSEKVIHAFLREFEQLADVLGLTLKQDELLDEEIEALIQKRNEARKNRDFALADRIRDELRAKNIILEDTPQGTRWKRG; encoded by the coding sequence ATGAGCAGCATCCGGCTTTATAATACACTGACGCGAAAAAAAGAACCGTTTGAGCCGCTGGAGCCGAATAAAGTGAAAATGTATGTGTGCGGCCCGACCGTCTATAATTATATTCACATCGGCAATGCTCGGGCCGCCATCGTTTTTGACACGATCCGCCGCTATTTGGAGTTCCGCGGCTATGATGTGACGTATGTATCGAACTTTACCGACGTCGATGACAAGTTGATCAAAGCGGCCCGCGAGCTCGGCGAGAGCGTGCCGGCGATCGCTGAGCGGTTTATTGAGGCGTATTTTGAAGACATTCAGGCGCTTGGCTGCAAAAAAGCGGACATCCATCCGCGGGTGACCGAAAACATTGATACGATTATCGAATTCATTCAGGCGCTCATTGACAAAGGATATGCCTACGAAGTCGACGGCGACGTGTATTACCGGACGCGCAAGTTCCGCGAATACGGCAAGCTGTCTCATCAATCGATCGATGAGCTGCAAGCTGGGGCGCGCATCGAAATTGGGGAGAAAAAAGACGATCCACTTGATTTCGCCCTTTGGAAAGCAGCGAAGGAAGGAGAAATTTGTTGGGACAGTCCATGGGGGAAAGGGCGGCCTGGTTGGCATATCGAATGCTCGGCGATGGCGCGCAAATATTTGGGCGATACGATCGATATCCACGCCGGCGGCCAGGACTTGACATTCCCGCACCATGAAAACGAAATCGCCCAGTCGGAGGCGCTGACCGGCAAACCGTTCGCGAAATATTGGCTGCACAATGGGTACTTAAATATTAACAACGAAAAAATGTCGAAGTCGCTTGGCAATTTCGTGCTCGTTCACGATATTATCCGGGAGATCGACCCGCAAGTGCTGCGTTTTTTCATGCTGTCGGTGCATTACCGCCATCCGATCAACTACAGCGAGGAACTGCTTGAGAGTGCGCGGCGCGGACTCGAGCGCCTGAAGACGGCGTACAGCAATTTGCAGCATCGCCTGCAGGCAAGCACGAACTTAACGGACAATGACGAGGAATGGGTTTCGCGCATTGCCGACATCCGCGCCTCGTTCATCCGTGAAATGGACGACGATTTCAACACGGCGAACGGCATTGCCGTATTGTTTGAACTGGCGAAGCAGGCCAACTTGTACTTGCAGGAAAAAACGACATCCGAGAAGGTCATTCACGCGTTTTTGCGCGAGTTCGAACAGCTGGCGGACGTACTTGGACTCACCTTGAAGCAGGATGAGCTGCTTGATGAGGAAATCGAGGCGTTGATCCAAAAGCGCAATGAAGCGCGGAAAAACCGCGATTTTGCGCTGGCCGACCGCATTCGCGACGAGTTGAGAGCGAAAAACATTATTTTGGAAGACACGCCGCAAGGAACGAGATGGAAACGGGGATAG
- a CDS encoding Mini-ribonuclease 3: protein MMAEFETVNDVKQLNGLALAYIGDAVYEVYVRRHLLAGGSVRPHELHRRAVRYVSARAQARVILALLDEGVLTEEEKDIVRRGRNAKSGTIPKNTDVQTYRHSTAFEALIGYHFLVNNEKRVDELIGRSFAIIEREERALE from the coding sequence ATGATGGCGGAGTTTGAAACGGTCAACGATGTGAAGCAGTTAAATGGACTGGCGCTTGCCTATATTGGCGACGCCGTGTACGAGGTGTATGTGCGACGCCATTTGCTTGCTGGCGGCAGCGTGCGGCCGCATGAGCTGCATCGGCGGGCGGTCCGCTATGTGTCGGCGCGGGCGCAAGCGCGAGTGATTTTGGCGTTGCTTGACGAGGGCGTCCTGACCGAGGAGGAAAAGGACATCGTCCGCCGCGGCCGCAATGCCAAATCAGGCACAATCCCGAAAAATACGGATGTGCAAACATACCGGCATAGCACGGCCTTTGAGGCGCTCATCGGTTATCATTTTTTGGTTAATAATGAAAAGCGGGTTGATGAGCTGATCGGCCGTTCGTTTGCCATTATTGAAAGGGAAGAAAGGGCGTTGGAATGA
- the rlmB gene encoding 23S rRNA (guanosine(2251)-2'-O)-methyltransferase RlmB has protein sequence MDYIIGKNPVIEALKAGRDINKIWIAEGAQRHTVEPVLEWAKRRGVLVQYVPKRKLDQMAEGAHQGVIAQAAAYRYYEIDDLFARAAERGEAPFFLILDELEDPHNLGAIMRTADAVGAHGLIIPKRRSVGLTQTVAKASTGAIEHVPVARVTNLARTIDELKERGVWVAGTDASAQDDYRSLDGTMPLALVIGSEGKGISRLVLEKCDFLFRLPMRGHVTSLNASVAASLLMYEVYRKRYPLGE, from the coding sequence ATGGACTACATTATCGGCAAAAATCCGGTCATTGAAGCGCTCAAAGCCGGGCGCGACATCAATAAAATTTGGATCGCGGAAGGGGCGCAGCGCCATACCGTCGAACCTGTGCTTGAATGGGCAAAGCGGCGGGGCGTGCTCGTCCAATATGTCCCGAAGCGCAAGCTTGATCAGATGGCTGAAGGAGCTCATCAAGGGGTGATCGCTCAGGCGGCGGCTTACCGCTACTATGAAATTGATGACTTGTTCGCTCGCGCCGCCGAGCGGGGCGAGGCGCCGTTTTTTCTCATCTTGGATGAGCTTGAGGATCCGCATAATTTAGGGGCCATCATGCGCACCGCTGATGCGGTCGGGGCGCACGGCCTCATTATTCCGAAGCGGCGTTCGGTCGGGCTGACCCAAACGGTGGCGAAGGCGTCGACCGGGGCGATTGAGCACGTTCCGGTCGCGCGTGTGACAAACTTGGCGCGGACGATTGACGAGCTGAAAGAGCGCGGAGTGTGGGTAGCCGGAACGGATGCATCGGCTCAAGACGACTACCGCTCGCTCGATGGCACGATGCCGTTGGCGCTCGTAATCGGGAGCGAAGGAAAAGGGATCAGCCGCCTAGTGCTTGAAAAGTGCGATTTCTTGTTCCGGTTGCCGATGCGCGGCCATGTCACCTCACTCAATGCCTCTGTCGCCGCCAGCCTGCTCATGTACGAGGTGTACCGGAAGCGGTATCCGTTGGGAGAATAG
- a CDS encoding NYN domain-containing protein gives MNILIVDGYNMIGAWPELRRLKEEGDLAAARDLLIEKMADYKGFTGDHVVIVFDAHLVQGNEKKYKHYDVDVIFTKEHETADERIERLAKTLMNARTKVYVATSDYTEQWTVFGQGALRKSARELLDEVETVERDISQKVKAMRQRTPISKVPLNDRIAEIFEKWRRGEK, from the coding sequence ATGAACATTTTGATTGTCGACGGCTATAACATGATCGGTGCTTGGCCGGAGCTGCGCCGGCTGAAAGAAGAGGGCGATCTGGCAGCGGCAAGGGATTTATTGATTGAAAAAATGGCTGACTACAAAGGATTCACCGGGGACCATGTCGTGATCGTATTCGATGCCCACCTCGTGCAAGGAAACGAGAAAAAGTATAAACATTACGACGTCGATGTCATTTTTACAAAGGAACATGAGACGGCCGATGAGCGAATTGAACGGTTGGCGAAAACATTGATGAATGCGCGCACAAAAGTGTATGTCGCTACCTCCGACTACACCGAACAATGGACGGTGTTCGGCCAAGGCGCCCTGCGCAAGTCGGCGCGCGAGCTATTGGATGAAGTCGAGACGGTTGAGCGGGACATTTCCCAAAAAGTAAAAGCGATGCGGCAACGCACTCCGATCTCCAAAGTTCCGCTAAATGATAGAATTGCTGAAATTTTTGAAAAATGGCGAAGAGGAGAAAAATGA